The following is a genomic window from Anaerolineales bacterium.
CAGCGCTTGGCCGGCCCGGCGGTGGTGGTGCACCCGGACACGACTATCTTGATCGGGCCGGGGGATACAGCCGAAGTGGACGCCTTCCTGAATTTGGTGATCGCGGTGGGGCCGGCGTGAAGACCGATCTGATCCGGCTTGAGATCTTTAAGCACCTCTTCGCCTCCATCGCCGAGGAAATGGGCGCGGCTTTGCAGCGGGCCAGCTTTTCGCCCAACATCAAAGAGCGGCGCGATTTCTCCTGTGCGGTCTTCGACGCTCAGGGCGAAATGATCGCCCAGGCGGCGCATATTCCGGTGCACCTGGGCGCCATGCCGCTTTCGGTGCAGGCTGCCATCCGGCGTCTGTCGTTTGAAGAGGGCGATATGGTTATCCTCAATGATCCTTATCAGGGCGGCACGCACCTGCCGGATATCACCCTGATCGCCCCCGTGTTCGCCGAGGGCCAGTTGGCCGGCTTCGTAGCCAACCGGGCGCACCATGCCGACATCGGCGGCATGGCTCCCGGATCGATGCCGATCGCCCGCGAGCTGGTGCAGGAGGGGCTGATCCTGCCGCCGGTTAAGCTGCTGGCCCGCGGCGAGCTGCAACCTGCCGTGTGGGAGATCATTCTGCGCAACACGCGCTCCCCAGAGGAGCGCGCCGGCGACCTGCGCGCCCAGATAGCCGCCAACCAACGCGGTACGGCTCGCTTCGGCGAGCTGATCGCCGCCAATGGCCTGCCCGAAGTGCAGCACTATGCCGCGGCGCTGCTGGACTACACCGAACGCCTGACGCGGGCGCTGATCGCCGGCCTGCCGGACGGCCGCTTTGAATTCGAAGATGCCTTGGACGATGACGGCATCGTCGACGAGCCGCTACCCATCCGGGTCAGCATCCAGATCGAGGGCGACCAGGCCATGGTGGACTTTGCCGGCACGGCCCCGCAGGCGCAGGGCAGCGTCAACGCGGTCTACGCCATCACACTCTCAGCGGTGTATTACGTCTTCCGCTGCCTGGTGGACAGCGAGATCCCCAACAATACCGGCTCGCTGCGCGCCATCCGCGTGCTGGCACCCGAGGGCAGCCTGGTGAATGCCAGCCCACCGGCGCCGGTGGCGGGCGGCAATGTGGAGACTTCGCAGCGCATCGTGGATGTGCTGCTGGGCGCGCTCGCGCAGGCTTTGCCCGCGCACATCCCCGCCGCCAGCCAGGGCACGATGAACAATACGCTGATCGGCGGCTGGGACGCGGCCCGCGGCCGCGCCTTTACCTATTACGAGACGATCGCTGGCGGCATGGGCGCCCGGCCCGCGGCGGACGGCCCCAGCGCCCTGCACAGCCACATGACCAATACGCTCAACACCCCCGCCGAGGCGATGGAGTATGCCTACCCGATCCAGGTGCTGTGCTACGAGCTGCGGGAAGGCACGGGCGGGGCCGGCCGCTTGCGCGGCGGCGACGGCCTACGCCGCGATCTGCTGCTGCAGGCGCCGGCCACAGCCAGCCTGCTCAGCGAGCGCCGCCAGAGCCGGCCCTACGGGCTGGCCGGCGGCGGACCCGGCGCGCCGGGCGAGAATGTGCTGATCCGCGACGGAAGCGAGCAGCCGCTGCCCGCCAAGGGCGAAGTGGCCCTGCGGGCGGGTGACGTGCTCAGCATCCGCACGCCGGGCGGCGGGGGTTGGGGAGTTGACTCTTAATCAATTGGTTGAAGGTTCGAGTCCCTAGAAGAGGATTGAAGAATCTCGTTTTCTTGCTATAATCTAGGCCGCTACGGCTCCGTAGCTCAATGGTAGAGCAGTTGACTCTTAATCAATTGGTTGAAGGTTCGAGTCCTTCCGGAGTCACAAAATCCCCGATGCGGGGATTTTTTGTTTCTAGTCCAGAGCTTGGATAAAGCTCATCAAATACTCGCCGTCCGCTGCCTGGTTGAGGTGGCGGATAGGCACCAGGCGCAGGGCGGCGTAGCCCGCCTGCGCGGCGGTGGCCGGCACCTGCACGCGGTGGGTCTCGATGCCCTCGGTGGTACGGCTCAGCAGGGTCTGCGAAGCCAGCTCCTCCCCGGCAGCGTTCAAATAGACCAGCTCAAAGTGGTCGCCGGCGCTGAGGCCCAGTTCCAGTTCGCCGGCGTGCCAGGGCTGCGTGAACTCCAGCTGCAGGGCGACGCCCTGGTGACCCAAGCCGCCGAAAGCCGTATTTAGCTCGACCCCAGTGCCTGATACTGCCACGCTTTGCAGCTCTGGGAAGCGCAACTGGGCGGCGTAGCCCGGCAGCCAATCGTCGAAGTCGCGCGTGTTGAGCGCCCAGATGGCCGCCCAGCGCTCGGCGCTGAACAACGGACCCTGGGTCACCAGGCGGATCTGCTGGTAATAAGCGTCCAGCGCCGGGTCGTCGAGGGCGGCCTGCTGCCCGGCTTCCAGCGCCAGGTACCCGGCCGGGATCTGGCGCATGAAATGGCCGCTGCGCCAGTTGGGGTTGTAGATCGGCGGCAGGCGGCTCAGCAGCGGGTCGGTCAGCGCCAGGCCGTGGATAAAGTACACATCCGGCCCGGCATAGTAGCCGGTGAAGCCGTTGGCGCCTTGCGGCAAGTAGAGCATGCCCTCGGCCTCCGCCTGGGCGCGCAGTTGGCGGCCCAACTCGATCCAGTCGTGTTCGGCTTCCCAGCGGAACGCCGTGCCGCGCCCCAATGAACGCGCCAGGTAGGCCGCCCGGTTGAGCAGGTGGTAGTCCGGGTGGCTGTTGAAGGCGTACAAATCCTCAATGCGAATCAAGTTGGTGGTGTGATAGACCATGCGCTCATCCACCACGCCCTGCCAACGGGCCGTCTCGAAGCCCTTGGCGTACAGCCAATAGGGCGGCGAGCTGGCTACGGCGCTGAGCAGCAGCGCTGCTGGGATCAGTGGCCAGTACCGGCGCAGTGACAGCTGGGGGAGGAAGTACACGGCCAGCAGTACTACCGCCGCCAGATAGACGGCGGAGAGGAAGCGCCCGCCCATAAAATCGCCGCCGATCTGCAGCACATACAGCAGATAGAGCAGCATGCCCAACAGCACAGCGACGCCGCGCGGCGGGCGATTGCCCAGCAGCACGACCACGGCGGCGCTCAAGACCACCACCCAGGTGAGCGGGTCATACAGCAGCGTGAACCAGAAATAGTTCAGCCCGGCCCAAACCTCCTGCGCCAAAGGCACATAATTGTGCAGCTTGGCGTAGTAGGTGTTGGGAAAAGGGAAGCCATAATAGACCAGCGCGAACAGTTCCCAGGCCAGCAGCGGCAGGAAGCCCAGCGCGGCGGCGCCCAACGCGCCCAAGCGCTGTGGCTGCCGCCACCAGGCATACAGCAGCGCCGGGGCGTAGAGCAGGCCGGTATCCAAGCGGTTAACCGCCGCCAGGGCGGCCACCAGGCACAGCCAGAACAATTGGCGTGGGCCGCCTTCCACGCGCAAGAACAACCACAGGAAGACGGCCAGCAGCAGATGGGTCAGCGGGTTCTCCAGGCCGGAGCTGGAGTAGTCGATGAAAGCCGTGGAGAGCGCCAGCAGCCCAAGGGCGGCCAGCCCCTGGGCGCGGCTGGCCGCGATCTTGAATACCAGCAGCCAGGCGACTGCCAGGGCCAACGCCAGGTTGACAAAGATCGTGGTCAGATAGATCTCCCGCGTGAAGAAGTACAGCGCGCTGAGCAGCAGCACCCACAGCGGGTGCGTGAAGCCTTGCACGCGCTCCTGCACATTCCAGGTCAGCCCATGGCCGTGCACGAAATTGTCCACACTGCGGAAGGAAAAATAGGCGTCGTCAGAGAACCAGGCGTGCGAGAGCACCAGCCAGGTCAAGAAGGTGAATGCCAGAACGATTGCCAAAGGCAGCAGCCGGGCGCTGGATAGGGTCGGCAGGGCAGGTTTTTTCATCAAATTCAGGCGATCAGAGCGGGGAGGTCATTCAGGGCTGGAGTGGGGCAATCATATCATTCTCGAAGGTTTGACGTTTTCTTCAGGTATCCAGGCGTATACTGGCTTCAGTTCGACTGCTTGATGGAGGATTTCTCGTGAAATTACGCTTAATGAACTTGGTGTCTGCGCGCCGCTGGGTTTCCACTACGCTCACCCTGCTGTTCGCATTGCTGCTGGCGGCCTGCGGTTCCGGCGGCATGGGCGGTGGGGCGGGCTGTGCCCCTGCAGACCTGGTCGAGCCGGACAACAGCGCCCCGGCGCCCGGCGAGATCGTCCTGGACATGAACCCTTTGTTTGTGTGGGGCTATACCAGTTGTGAGCCGGACAACTATCAGCTTCAGGTGACGACCTACGGCGGCTATGAATATGGCACTACCTACACTGAGCTAACCCCCTTGGGCGGCGGACTGATCCTTAACGAAGTCTTGGATACGGCACTGCAGCCCGCCAGTCAATACGAGTGGCGCGTAGCAGCCATCGATAGCGGCGTGCTGGGACCTTATTCCTACTCGACAAGCTTCTGGACCGGGCCGATCTGCGCGACGGCGCTCTTGAACGCTCCGCAGCAGGAGACGCCTGAAAATTATGCGGTGGTCACCAACGAATTCCCGCCCATGGGCTGGAATTACCCGGATGGCTGTATCCCCGAAGGCACTTTGCTGGAGCTGGACACCGATCCGAACTTCCCCGGACCGAACCTGGCGCATGGCTTTGGCGGGCCGCGCATTGGCCAGATCCCTCTGGACGCCCTGGATGACTGCACCACGTATTACTGGCACGTACGCAGTGAGAACCCGGACGGCACCGGACCCCTTTCGCCCGTGAGGAGCTTCCGCACCGACTTTACAGGCAGCTGTACGCCGCCGCCCACTTGCGATACCTCGGCGCTGATCGCTCCTTTCCCGGGGCAGCCCGTTTCGGGGGAAATCGTGGATGACCTGATGCCGAACTTCAATTGGTTCTATCCGGATGACTGCGATCCGCAAGGGTACCGGATTGATGTGACCACCTATGGCGGTTATGAGTTCGGCACCACTTTCAGCGGCGGCACAGGCAACCCCAGCCTGGTGTGGGCGCTGGCGGATGCGCTGCAGCCGGCCACGCAGTACGAGTGGCGCGTGGCAGGCATCAACGACACTACGCTTGGCCCCTATTCGCCTTCCACGGCGTTCTGGACCGGGCCGCTGTGCACCAGCGCCACGCTGTTGGCCCCGGTGCAGGAGACGCCCGCAGACGGCGCTGTAGTGGACAATGAGTTCCCGCCGTTGGGCTGGAGCTACTCGGGCGGCTGCCTGCCGCCGATTACCTTGCTGGAGCTGGATACAGACTCCAGCTTCCCCGGCCCCAATCTGGTAGCAGGCTTTGGCGGCCCGCGTATCGGCCAGATCCCCCTGGATGCGCTGGATGATTGCACCACCTACTACTGGCGTGTGCGTGGCGAAACCGCCACTACTCCAGGCGCCTACTCACCCACTTGGAGCTTCACCACCAACTTCAGCGGCGGGTGCGCCGGGGGCGCACTGGGTGGGGCCAGCCCCACGGGTCTGGCCCTGCGCAACCTCAACTGCCGCGCCGGGGACAGCCAGGTCTTTTTGGAGACGGGCTTTTTTGGGCAGGACGATGTCAGCCCGATCCTGGGACGCAATGCAACCGGCACTTGGTTCCTGATTCCCAGGGGGTTGGGCAACACCAACTGCTGGGTCTCGGCCATCTATGTCGAACTGCAGGGCAACGCGTCCCTGGATGCGCTGCCTGTGCTGAGCTCGCCACCTACGCCGATGCCCTCG
Proteins encoded in this region:
- a CDS encoding hydantoinase B/oxoprolinase family protein translates to MKTDLIRLEIFKHLFASIAEEMGAALQRASFSPNIKERRDFSCAVFDAQGEMIAQAAHIPVHLGAMPLSVQAAIRRLSFEEGDMVILNDPYQGGTHLPDITLIAPVFAEGQLAGFVANRAHHADIGGMAPGSMPIARELVQEGLILPPVKLLARGELQPAVWEIILRNTRSPEERAGDLRAQIAANQRGTARFGELIAANGLPEVQHYAAALLDYTERLTRALIAGLPDGRFEFEDALDDDGIVDEPLPIRVSIQIEGDQAMVDFAGTAPQAQGSVNAVYAITLSAVYYVFRCLVDSEIPNNTGSLRAIRVLAPEGSLVNASPPAPVAGGNVETSQRIVDVLLGALAQALPAHIPAASQGTMNNTLIGGWDAARGRAFTYYETIAGGMGARPAADGPSALHSHMTNTLNTPAEAMEYAYPIQVLCYELREGTGGAGRLRGGDGLRRDLLLQAPATASLLSERRQSRPYGLAGGGPGAPGENVLIRDGSEQPLPAKGEVALRAGDVLSIRTPGGGGWGVDS